A single region of the Ascaphus truei isolate aAscTru1 chromosome 6, aAscTru1.hap1, whole genome shotgun sequence genome encodes:
- the LOC142497645 gene encoding pleckstrin homology-like domain family A member 2 translates to MSRNGVSSSVAIKEGDLEKRSDSFLQLWKKRRCVLTAEGLHFYTDPRKRGKAKVLRFDSLAKLECVERKGERVYFTLVTMEGQEIDFRCRERSRWNAEITLALVGFQNRRAVQELRARKEHQARDMGDRLRSWGP, encoded by the coding sequence ATGAGCCGCAATGGGGTGTCTTCATCGGTGGCCATCAAGGAGGGTGACCTGGAGAAACGCAGTGACAGCTTCCTCCAGCTGTGGAAGAAGCGAAGGTGCGTGTTGACCGCGGAGGGTCTTCACTTCTACACAGACCCTCGAAAAAGAGGCAAGGCCAAGGTGCTGCGATTTGACTCCTTAGCCAAGTTGGAGTGCGTGGAGAGGAAAGGGGAGCGTGTCTACTTCACGCTGGTGACAATGGAAGGGCAGGAGATTGActtccgctgcagggagcgcagcCGCTGGAACGCTGAGATCACGCTGGCCCTGGTGGGTTTCCAAAACAGGAGGGCCGTGCAAGAGCTCAGGGCGCGCAAGGAGCATCAGGCCAGGGACATGGGGGATCGTCTAAGGAGCTGGGGTCCGTGA
- the AKT1S1 gene encoding proline-rich AKT1 substrate 1 has product MTDMADNHKECWEALIHAAEQYRRQTGNDIVLITAYKPKMHSTFAYTFHGSGVLLDATQRYLDDIAVVHKTTALTNPVPIHKASKENSAGKQDSYSKSYPSIYGKESFSSIEDNDRPKLVPQILTPEQMPNLEAREEEEDDDDDYNKQSLQDKTAEHEIPSDSTGLFVMDEDSTSQDCEPFFESDQEESTDDGSLSEDAPGQPFPQRSYQQYAKSLPVSVPVWGFKDKRHNNKSSDEENGKVPSPDLERIAASMRALAHDSTQLFGELPRPRLNTGDFQKTYRKY; this is encoded by the exons ATGACTGACATGGCTGACAATCACAAGGAGTGCTGGGAAGCCTTAATCCATGCTGCAGAGCAGTATCGCCGACAGACTGGAAATGACATTGTGCTAATCACTGCATACAAACCCAAGATGCACTCCACCTTCGCTTATACATTTCATGGCAGTGGGGTGCTCTTGGATGCCACCCAGCGCTACCTTGATGACATTGCTGTAGTGCACAAGACTACTGCTTTAACTAACCCAGTACCCATCCACAAAGCCAGCAAAGAGAACTCTGCGGGCAAGCAGGACTCTTACTCCAAGAGCTACCCTTCCATCTATGGTAAGGAGAGCTTTTCCTCCATAGAGGACAATGACCGACCCAAGCTTGTGCCCCAAATTCTAACGCCCGAACAGATGCCCAATTTGGAAGcaagggaggaggaagaagatGACGACGATGATTACAACAAGCAAAGCCTCCAGGACAAGACTGCTGAACATGAGATTCCTAGTGACTCAACAG GACTATTTGTGATGGATGAAGACTCCACCAGCCAAGATTGCGAACCGTTTTTTGAGTCTGACCAAGAAGAAAGCACAGATG ATGGGAGTCTGAGTGAAGATGCCCCTGGACAGCCCTTTCCCCAACGCAGCTATCAGCAGTATGCAaagtctctgcctgtctctgtacCAGTCTGGGGCTTCAAGGATAAGAGGCATAACAATAAATCATCCGATGAAGAAAATGGCAAG GTGCCATCTCCGGACCTGGAGAGAATTGCTGCCAGCATGCGTGCTCTGGCTCATGACAGTACGCAGCTCTTTGGTGAGCTTCCACGCCCCCGACTGAACACTGGCGACTTTCAGAAAACTTACCGGAAGTATTAA